A single region of the Telopea speciosissima isolate NSW1024214 ecotype Mountain lineage unplaced genomic scaffold, Tspe_v1 Tspe_v1.0479, whole genome shotgun sequence genome encodes:
- the LOC122648110 gene encoding protein TIC 214-like isoform X2, producing MILKSFLLGNLLSLCMKIINSVVVVGLYYGFLTTFSIGPSYLFLLRARVMEEGTEKKVSATTGFITGQLMMFISIYYAPLHLALGRPHTITVLVLPYLLFHFFWNNHKHFFDYGSTTRNSMRNLSIQCVFLNNLIFQLFNHFILPSSTLARLVNIYMFRCNNKILFVTSSFVGWLIGHILFMKWVGLVLFWIRQNHFIRSNVLIRSKKDLVSELRNSMARIFSILLFITCVYYLGRMPSPIVTKKLKETSETEERGQSEEETDVEIERTSETKGTKQEQEGSTEEDPYPSLCSEEKEDPDKIDETEEIRVNGNEKTKDEFHFHFKETSYKNSPVFKNSYLDGNPENSKLEILKEDEDKDNFWFEKPLVTLLFDYKRWNRPLRYIYLRNNQLKNAIRNEMSQYFFYTCRSDGKQRISFTYPPSLSTFCEMIERKISLYILEKIYPEELYNQWVYTNEEKKKNFSKEFLNRIETLDKGFVTLDVLEKKIRVCNEKIEEEYLPKGYDPFLKGPYRGTIKKLHSIMNDYLIPSIERIWINRIHGIFPTDYREFEQKIDTFDAKSFSIDKRKKKKSIGIKEIRKRVPRWSYKLIDDFEQEVDQEESSEDPIRLRKTKHIIIFTENNANTNTYTNNTKNYDQVDEVTLIRYSQQPNFRRDLIKGSMRSQKRKTTIGKLFQANVHSPLFLDRIDKPFFFHISGMMRLIFRNLMGKNTEFETLDSEEKKTQEKKEEKERIEIAETWDNMLFAQTIRGCLLITHSILRKYLVLPSLIIAKNVVRIFLFQIPEWYEDFKAWNREIHVKCTYNGVQLSEREFPKNWLIEGIQVKILFPFCLKPWYRSKLRSHHRDPMKTKGKKANFCFLTVWGMETELPFGSPRKQPSFFKPIFKELEKKIQKVKKKFFLVLKNLKEKKKKRSSDNENLKNSQNSIIRNQIIHESSIRVRSTDWTNYSLAEKKTKNLANRTNTIRNQIEKITKDKKKIFLTSEININPKETSCDIKKSKSTKNFWQILKRRNTRLIRKWHFFFKFFIEKIHIDTLLYIINIPRINAQLFLESTNKIIDKYIYNYNTKINQEDINETNQNTIHSISTIKKSLFNTSNKNSQISCDQSSLPQTYVFYKLSQTQVINKYRLRSVLQYHGTSLFLKDIIKNFFETQEILHSESRHKKFRNSRINEWKNWLKGHYQYDVSQTRWARLVPQKWRNRVNQRRRAQNKDSKKLGSYEKDQLIHSEKENDSTVESLPNQKEKFKKHYRYDRLSHKYINYNYESRKDLYIYGSPLQVNESRKIPYNYNTHKLESFYGLEDISINDYLGEDYLIETEKNPDRKYFDWGILHFFLIKKANIEAWANMDTGTNIQKNTKTGTDYYQNKIQIIEKMDKKDLFFLTIHQEINPSKQRFFFFDWMGMNEEILNRPVSNLKFWFFPELLLLFDAYKMKPWVIPIKLLLLNLNRNKNISENKNINRKEKGDLFISSKKKKSLELENRNQKEPLGQGDFESVLPKQQKDLEEDYAGLNIQKGRKKKKKKFKSNSNTEWYLDSFLKKYFIFQFRWNDPLSQRMINNIKVYCLLLRLINPKEIIISSIQRGELSLNVMLIQRDLTFTELIKRGIFIIEPIRLSIKWDGKFFMYQTISISLVHKSKQQTNQRYREKRYIDKNDFDGSIARYEKMVGGGSENYYDLLVPETILSPKRRRELRILICFNFKNGNALDRNLIFWNGNNVRNCGKFWNENKDVDRDKFINMKLKFFLWPNYRLEDLACINRYWFNTNNGSRFSMSRIHMYQRLKIS from the exons ATGATTTTGAAATCTTTTCTACTAGGTAATCTATTATCCTTATGCATGAAGATAATCAATTCGGTCGTTGTGGTCGGACTCTATTATGGATTTCTGACCACATTCTCCATAGGGCCCTCTTATCTCTTCCTTCTCCGAGCTCGGGTTATGGaagaaggaaccgagaagaaGGTATCAGCAACAACTGGTTTTATTACGGGACAGCTCATGATGTTCATATCGATCTATTATGCGCCTCTGCATCTAGCATTGGGTAGACCTCATACAATAACTGTCCTAGTTCTACCGtatcttttgtttcatttcttcTGGAACAATCACAAACACTTTTTTGATTATGGATCTACTACCAGAAATTCAATGCGTAATCTCAGCATTCAATGTGTATTCCTGAATAATCTCATTTTTCAATTATTCAACCATTTCATTTTACCAAGTTCAACGTTAGCCAGATTAGTCAACATTTATATGTTTCGATGCAACAACAAGATCTTATTTGTAACAAGTAGTTTTGTTGGTTGGTTAATTGGTCACATTTTATTCATGAAATGGGTTGGATTGGTATTATTCTGGATACGCCAAAATCATTTTATCAGATCTAATGTACTTATTCGATCTAAGAAGGACCTTGTGTCAGAATTGAGAAATTCTATGGCTCGAATCTTTAGTATTCTCTTATTTATCACCTGTGTCTACTATTTAGGCAGAATGCCGTCACCTATTGTCACTAAGAAACTGAAAGAAACCTCAGAAACGGAAGAAAGGGGGCAAAGTGAGGAAGAAACAGATGTAGAAATAGAAAGAACTTCCGAAACGAAGGGGACTAAACAGGAACAAGAGGGATCCACCGAAGAAGACCCTTACCCTTCCCTTTGTTCGGAAGAAAAGGAGGATCCGGACAAAATAGATGAAACGGAAGAGATCCGAGTGAATGGAAACGAAAAAACAAAGGATGAATTCCACTTTCACTTTAAAGAGACATCCTATAAAAATAGCCCAGTTTTCAAAAATTCTTATCTGGATGGAAATCCAGAAAATTCGAAGTTAGAAATActtaaagaagatgaagataaagACAATTTCTGGTTTGAAAAACCTCTTGTTACTCTTCTTTTTGACTATAAACGATGGAATCGCCCATTGAGATATATATACCTAAGAAACAATCAATTGAAAAATGCTATAAGAAATGAAATGtcacaatattttttttatacatgtCGAAGTGATGGAAAACAAAGAATATCTTTTACATATCCACCCAGTTTGTCAACTTTTTGTGAAatgatagaaagaaaaatatctttgTACATACTAGAAAAAATATATCCTGAAGAACTGTATAATCAATGGGTTTATaccaatgaagaaaaaaagaagaacttCAGTAAGGAATTTTTAAATAGAATTGAAACCCTAGACAAAGGATTTGTTACTCTAGAtgtacttgaaaaaaaaattcgagtATGTAATgaaaagattgaagaagaatacTTACCCAAAGGGTATGATCCTTTCTTGAAGGGACCCTATCGAGGAACAATTAAAAAATTGCATTCAATCATGAATGATTATTTAATTCCTTCGATAGAAAGGATTTGGATAAATAGGATTCATGGTATCTTTCCTACTGATTATCGAGAATTTGAACAGAAAATTGATACATTTGATGCGAAATCGTTTTCAATAGACA aaagaaaaaaaaaaaaatctattggaATAAAAGAAATCCGTAAAAGGGTTCCTCGATGGTCATACAAATTAATCGACGATTTTGAGCAAGAGGTGGATCAGGAAGAATCATCAGAGGATCCGATTCGTTTAAGGAAAACCAAACATATAATCATTTTTACTGAGAACAATGCGAATACCAATACTTAtacaaataatacaaaaaattaTGATCAAGTGGACGAAGTGACTTTAATACGTTATTCACAACAACCGAATTTTCGTCGAGATCTAATCAAAGGATCCATGCGCTCTCAAAAACGTAAAACAACTATAGGGAAACTCTTTCAAGCAAATGTGCATTCGCCGCTTTTTTTGGACAGAATAgacaaaccttttttttttcatatctcCGGAATGATGAGGCTAATTTTTAGGAATTTGATggggaaaaatacagaattcGAAACTTTGGATTCTGAGGAGAAAAAAACgcaggagaaaaaagaagaaaaagagcgAATAGAAATAGCAGAAACCTGGGATAATATGCTATTTGCTCAAACAATAAGGGGTTGCTTATTAATAACCCATTCGATTCTTAGAAAATATCTTGTATTGCCTTCATTGATAATAGCTAAAAATGTCGTtcgtatttttttatttcaaatccCCGAGTGGTACGAAGATTTTAAAGCGTGGAATAGAGAAATTCATGTTAAATGCACTTATAACGGTGTGCAATTATCAGAAAGAGAATTTCCAAAAAACTGGTTAATAGAAGGTATTCAGGTAAagattctctttcctttctgttTGAAACCTTGGTATAGATCTAAGCTACGATCGCACCATAGAGATCCAATgaaaacaaaaggcaaaaaagctaatttttgttttttaacagtCTGGGGAATGGAAACGGAACTTCCTTTTGGTTCTCCCCGAAAACAACCATCTTTTTTTAAACCCATTTTTAAAGAActcgaaaaaaaaattcaaaaagtgaaaaagaaattttttttagttctaaaaaatttaaaagaaaaaaaaaaaaaaagatcgagTGACAAcgaaaatctaaaaaattcacaaaattctaTAATTAGAAATCAGATTATTCATGAATCATCCATTCGAGTCAGATCCACGGATTGGACAAATTATTCACTGGCagaaaaaaaaacgaagaatCTAGCTAATAGGACAAACACAATTagaaatcaaatagaaaaaatcacaaaagacaagaaaaaaatatttctaaCCTCAGAGATAAATATTAATCCTAAGGAAACAAGTTGtgatattaaaaaatcaaaatcgacgAAAAATTTTTGGCAgatattaaaaagaagaaataccCGATTAATACGTaaatggcattttttttttaaatttttcattGAAAAGATACACATAGATACTCTTCTATATATCATTAATATTCCCAGGATCAATGCACAACTTTTCCTTGAATCAACAAACAAAATTATTGATAAATACATTTACAATTACAATACTAAAATAAATCAAGAAGATATTAatgaaacaaatcaaaatacaaTTCACTCTATTTCGACTATAAAAAAGTCGCTTTTTAATACTAGTAATAAAAATTCGCAGATTTCTTGTGATCAATCTTCCTTGCCACAAACATATGTTTTTTACAAATTATCGCAAACTCAAGTTATTAATAAGTATCGCTTGAGATCTGTACTTCAATACCACGGAACATCTCTTTTTCTTAAGGATATAATAAAGAATTTTTTTGAAACACAAGAAATACTTCATTCCGAATCAAGGCATAAGAAATTTCGGAATTCTAGAATTAATGAATGGAAAAACTGGTTAAAGGGTCATTATCAATATGATGTATCTCAGACTAGATGGGCTAGATTAGTACCACAAAAATGGCGAAATAGAGTCAATCAACGCCGTAGGGCTCAAAATAAAGATTCAAAAAAATTGGGTTCATATGAAAAAGACCAATTAATTCATTCCGAAAAAGAAAACGATTCTACGGTGGAGTCATTACcgaatcaaaaagaaaaatttaaaaaacactACAGATATGATCGTTTATCacataaatatattaattataattatgaAAGTAGGAAGGACTTATATATTTATGGATCACCCTTACAAGTAAACGAGAGTCGAAAGATTCCCTATAATTACAACACACATAAACTTGAATCGTTTTATGGGCTAGAAGATATCTCTATTAATGATTATCTAGGGGAAGATTATCTTATTGAGACGGAGAAAAATCCAGatagaaaatattttgattgggggattctccatttttttcttataaaaaaggCCAATATTGAGGCCTGGGCCAATATGGATACTGGGACCAACATTCAAAAAAATACTAAGACTGGGACTGattattatcaaaataaaatacaaataatagagaaaatggataaaaaagatcttttttttctcaCGATTCATCAAGAAATCAACCCATCCAagcaaaggttttttttttttgattggatgggaatgaatgaagaaatacTAAATCGTCCCGTATcgaatttgaaattttggttcTTCCCAGAATTACTCCTACTATTTGATGCATATAAGATGAAACCGTGGGTCATACCAATCAAATTActtcttttaaatttgaatagaaataaaaacattagtgaaaataaaaacatcaatagaaaagaaaaaggggatcTTTTtatatcatctaaaaaaaaaaaatctcttgaaTTGGAGAATCGAAATCAAAAAGAACCGCTAGGACAAGGAGATTTTGAATCAGTTCTACCAAAGCAACAAAaagatcttgaagaagattATGCGGGATTAAACATTCAAAAaggtagaaagaaaaagaaaaagaaattcaagagcAATAGCAATACAGAATGGTACTTAGATTCTTTcctgaaaaaatattttatttttcaattcagaTGGAATGATCCTTTGAGTCAAAGAATGATAAATAATATCAAGGTATATTGTCTCCTGCTTAGACTGATAAACCCAAAAGAAATTATTATATCCTCTATTCAAAGAGGAGAACTGAGTCTGAACGTAATGCTGATTCAGAGGGATCTAACTTTTACAGAATTGATAAAAAGGGGGATATTTATTATCGAACCGATTCGTCTGTCTATAAAATGGGATGGAAAATTTTTTATGTATCAAACCATAAGTATTTCATTAGTCCATAAAAGTAAACAACAAACTAATCAAAGATACCGAGAAAAAAGATATATTGATAAGAATGATTTTGATGGATCGATCGCAAGATATGAAAAAATGGTTGGGGGTGGGAGTGAAAATTACTATGATTTGCTTGTTCCTGAAACTATTTTATCGCCTAAACGTCGTAGAGAATTGAgaattttaatttgtttcaattttaagAATGGAAATGCTCTAGATAGAAATCTAATATTTTGGAATGGAAACAACGTAAGGAACTGTGGTAAATTTTGGAATGAGAACAAAGATGTTGATAGAGATAAATTCATTAACATGAAATTGAAGTTCTTTCTTTGGCCCAATTATCGATTAGAAGATTTAGCTTGTATAAATCGCTATTGGTTTAATACCAATAATGGTAGTCGTTTCAGTATGTCAAGGATACATATGTATCAACGATTGAAAATTAGTTGA